CCATCGTCGCCCAGCCGGCCGGCAGCGTCGCCGGCCGCATCCGCATCACCGAGCAGGGCGAGGTGATCACCGCCAAGTATTCCGACCCCGCCATCGCCGGCCGCAACCTGGAGGCGCTGGTGGCGGCGACGCTGGAGGCCAGCCTGGGCAACATCCCGGGCGGCGAGGTGGACACCGCGCTGTTCGACGAGCTGTCGGCCAGCGCCTTCGCCGCCTATCGGGCGCTGGTGGAGACGCCGGGCTTCATGCAGTACTTCCTGGAGGCGACGCCGGTGACGGCGATCGCCCGGCTCAATATCGGCAGCCGACCGGCCTCGCGCAAGAGTCTGTCGTCCATCGGCGATCTGCGGGCCATCCCGTGGGTGTTCTCGTGGTCGCAGTCGCGGCTGATGCTGCCCGGCTGGTTCGGCGTCGGCTCGGCGGTGGCCGCCTATGTGCAGAAGCACGGCGACGCCGGCCTGGCCAAGCTGCAGCATCTGTACCGGCACTCGCCGTTCTTCCAGGTGATGCTGTCCAATATGGAGCAGGTGCTGGCCAAGGCCGACCTGGGCATCGCCCGCCGCTTCTCCGAGCTGGTGGCCGACCGCGAGCTGGCGGCGCGGCTGTTCGGCGCGATCGAGGCGGAATGGCGCAAGACCCACGACGCCTTCTTCGCGATCACCGGCCAGGCCGAGCTGCTGGAAGGCAACCCCACGCTGCGCCGCAGCCTGGAGACGCGGCTGCCCTTCCTCGACGCGCTGGGGCTGCTGCAGGCCGACCTGCTGGCCAGACTGCGCGCCGAGCCGGACGACGAGGACACGCTGTACGCGATCCACCTGACCATCAACGGCACCTCGGCCGGCCTGCGCAATACCGGCTGAGAACGGTCGTCCTCCGCCCGGCGCGCACCGGCCCAGCCCGGCTGTCATCGGAAGAAAAAAGAACGCGGGGCCGGCAAAGCCGGCTCCGCGTCGCGACAGCCGCCGCGGCTGGAGCGCCGCCGCGGCGGAAACCCAGCTCAGCGCAGCTTGGCCGACGGGCCGTCGCTGCCCAGCTCCACCGCGTAGGCGAGCGCCAGCTGCGAGAACTTCAGCGCGTGCTTGGCCTGGTTGCCCGAGCTCGCCAGCGTGTCGTTGCGGCTGTGGATATAGGGGTTGGAATTGTTGAAGCTGGACTCGAACGGGAACGAGGCCGCGTAGCCCTGCGCGTTCCACGAGGCGTGGTCCGAGCAGGCGTAGCCGCACTGGCTGTAGCCGACTTTCAGGCTGGGCAGGTAGACCTTGGCCAGATTGGCCAGGAAGGTGTTCTGCGCGGCGTTGGTGTAGTCGGTGAACAGGAAGATGTCCTGCGCGTCGCCCTGGTAGTTGGTCATGTCCAGCTGCAGCGCGCCCACCACCTTGGCCTGCTGCTGTTTGAAGCGTTTGGCGATGTCGGCCGAACCGCGCAGGCCCACCTCTTCCGCAGAGTAAGCCATGAACTTGATGGTGCGGCGCGGCTGGTAGTTGCCGGCCATCAGCACGCGGATCACCTCGGTCAGGCTGGCCACCCCGGAAGCGTCGTCGTCGGCGCCCGGCGCGCGGGAGCTCTCGCCGGTGCCGCTGCCGACGGTGGAATCCAGATGGCCGCCCAGCACCACGGTTTCCGCCGCGTTGTCGCTGCCCTTGATGGTCAGGATCACCGACTTCTGCGGCCAGTTGGCATGGGTGAACTGTTCGACGGTGACGTCGGCGCGGCTTCCCGCCAGCTGCTTCCACTGCGCGGCGATCCAGTTGGACGCGTTGACGCCATGGCTGGTGGTGTAGAAGCGGTTCTGGTAGTTGGACAGCGACTGGATGGTGCCGAGCACGTTGCTGTCCTGCAGCTGGGGCAGCAGCTTGTTGACGACCGCCTGGTTGTCTATCGCATAGCTGGGCGCGGCCAGGCCGGCCAGCGGCGCGGCAGCGCCCTTCAACGCGGCGCGGGCGTCCTGCAGATCGCGGTGGACGATGAAGCCGCCGC
This genomic window from Chromobacterium violaceum ATCC 12472 contains:
- a CDS encoding M28 family metallopeptidase is translated as MLKLRQSALLVLLGLAGAAQAQPVWISVGDQGYQLLRKLDAGARSQESRQLAADGRLAKGAAGETVHLVQVDEALLPALSDSIHENLRHCGGFIVHRDLQDARAALKGAAAPLAGLAAPSYAIDNQAVVNKLLPQLQDSNVLGTIQSLSNYQNRFYTTSHGVNASNWIAAQWKQLAGSRADVTVEQFTHANWPQKSVILTIKGSDNAAETVVLGGHLDSTVGSGTGESSRAPGADDDASGVASLTEVIRVLMAGNYQPRRTIKFMAYSAEEVGLRGSADIAKRFKQQQAKVVGALQLDMTNYQGDAQDIFLFTDYTNAAQNTFLANLAKVYLPSLKVGYSQCGYACSDHASWNAQGYAASFPFESSFNNSNPYIHSRNDTLASSGNQAKHALKFSQLALAYAVELGSDGPSAKLR